A genome region from Streptomyces pratensis includes the following:
- a CDS encoding Rv3235 family protein: protein MSADRTRPAGRRDRSRPGTVPPQRPRRPLRPHHWFAERLLAVLSGQRPVHWMLGHTIGEAYDQLAELAPDAPLGAGCRRPVVRACHGSQPATGVVEAFASIATGDQVRAMAFRLEQGADLRWRCAAIDLGGERLPAVR from the coding sequence ATGAGCGCGGACAGGACGAGGCCGGCCGGACGACGCGACCGCAGCAGGCCGGGCACCGTACCTCCGCAACGGCCCCGCCGGCCGCTGCGCCCGCACCATTGGTTCGCCGAGCGCCTGCTCGCCGTCCTCAGCGGCCAGCGCCCGGTGCACTGGATGCTCGGCCACACGATCGGCGAGGCCTACGACCAGCTCGCCGAACTCGCACCCGACGCGCCGCTGGGCGCGGGCTGCAGGCGCCCGGTCGTCCGTGCCTGCCACGGCAGCCAGCCGGCCACCGGCGTGGTCGAGGCCTTCGCCAGCATCGCCACGGGCGACCAGGTCCGTGCCATGGCCTTCCGCCTGGAGCAGGGAGCCGATCTCCGCTGGCGCTGCGCCGCGATCGACCTGGGCGGCGAACGCCTCCCGGCGGTCAGGTGA
- the secA gene encoding preprotein translocase subunit SecA, with protein sequence MSVFNKLMRAGEGKILRKLHRIADQVSSIEEDFVNLSDAELRALTDEYKERYADGESLDDLLPEAFATVREAAKRVLGQRHYDVQMMGGAALHLGYVAEMKTGEGKTLVGTLPAYLNALSGKGVHLITVNDYLAERDSEMMGRVHKFLGLEVGCIIANMTPAQRREQYACDITYGTNNEFGFDYLRDNMAWSKDELVQRGHNFAIVDEVDSILVDEARTPLIISGPADQATKWYGDFAKLVTRLTRGEAGNPLKGIEETGDYEVDEKKRTVAIHEPGVSKVEDWLGIDNLYESVNTPLVGYLNNAIKAKELFKKDKDYVVIDGEVMIVDEHTGRILAGRRYNEGMHQAIEAKEGVDIKDENQTLATITLQNFFRLYGKLSGMTGTAMTEAAEFQQIYKLGVVPIPTNRPMVRADQSDLIYRTEVAKFAAVVDDIAEKHEKGQPILVGTTSVEKSEYLSQQLSKRGVQHEVLNAKQHDREATIVAQAGRKGAVTVATNMAGRGTDIKLGGNPDDLAEAELRQRGLDPVEHVEQWAAALPAALEKAEQAVKAEFEEVKDLGGLYVLGTERHESRRIDNQLRGRSGRQGDPGESRFYLSLGDDLMRLFKAQMVERVMSMANVPDDVPIENKMVTRAIASAQSQVEQQNFETRKNVLKYDEVLNRQREVIYGERRRVLEGEDLQDQIRHFMDDTIDDYIRQETAEGFAEEWDLDRLWGAFKQLYPVKVTVEELEEAAGDLAGVTADFIAESVKDDIHEQYAEREKTLGSDIMRELERRVVLSVLDRKWREHLYEMDYLQEGIGLRAMAQKDPLVEYQREGFDMFNAMMEGIKEESVGYLFNLEVQVEQQVEEVPVQDGAERTSLEKQDTPVAAGSGRPEIRAKGLDAPQRPDRLHFSAPTVDGEGGVVEGDFSNGDSARSEGDGMTRAERRKAQKSTGGRRRKK encoded by the coding sequence GTGTCCGTCTTCAACAAGCTCATGCGTGCAGGCGAAGGCAAGATCCTGCGCAAACTGCACCGCATCGCGGACCAGGTCAGCTCCATCGAAGAGGACTTCGTCAACCTCTCCGACGCCGAGCTGCGGGCGCTCACCGACGAGTACAAGGAACGGTACGCGGACGGCGAGAGCCTGGACGACCTGCTTCCCGAAGCATTCGCGACCGTCCGTGAGGCCGCCAAGCGCGTTCTCGGACAGCGCCACTACGACGTCCAGATGATGGGCGGTGCCGCCCTGCACCTCGGCTATGTGGCCGAGATGAAGACCGGTGAGGGCAAGACCCTCGTCGGCACGCTGCCCGCTTATCTCAACGCGCTCTCCGGCAAGGGCGTGCACCTGATCACGGTCAACGACTACCTGGCCGAGCGCGACTCCGAGATGATGGGCCGGGTGCACAAGTTCCTCGGGCTCGAGGTCGGCTGCATCATCGCCAACATGACTCCGGCCCAGCGCCGCGAGCAGTACGCCTGCGACATCACGTACGGCACGAACAACGAGTTCGGCTTCGACTACCTCCGCGACAACATGGCGTGGTCCAAGGACGAGCTCGTCCAGCGCGGCCACAACTTCGCCATCGTCGACGAGGTCGACTCGATCCTCGTCGACGAGGCCCGTACCCCGCTGATCATCTCCGGCCCGGCCGATCAGGCCACCAAGTGGTACGGCGACTTCGCCAAGCTGGTCACGCGTCTGACCAGGGGCGAGGCGGGCAACCCGCTGAAGGGCATCGAGGAGACCGGCGACTACGAGGTCGACGAGAAGAAGCGCACCGTGGCCATCCACGAGCCGGGTGTGTCCAAGGTCGAGGACTGGCTGGGGATCGACAACCTCTACGAGTCGGTGAACACCCCGCTCGTCGGTTACCTCAACAACGCGATCAAGGCCAAGGAACTCTTCAAGAAGGACAAGGACTACGTCGTCATCGACGGCGAAGTCATGATCGTCGACGAGCACACGGGCCGTATCCTCGCGGGCCGCCGTTACAACGAGGGCATGCACCAGGCCATCGAGGCGAAGGAAGGGGTGGACATCAAGGACGAGAACCAGACCCTCGCCACGATCACCCTTCAGAACTTCTTCCGCCTGTACGGCAAGCTCTCCGGCATGACCGGTACGGCGATGACGGAGGCGGCCGAGTTCCAGCAGATCTACAAGCTCGGCGTCGTGCCGATCCCGACGAACCGGCCGATGGTCCGCGCCGACCAGTCGGACCTGATCTACCGCACCGAGGTGGCGAAGTTCGCCGCGGTCGTCGACGACATCGCGGAGAAGCACGAGAAGGGGCAGCCGATCCTGGTCGGCACGACCTCGGTCGAGAAGTCCGAGTACCTCTCGCAGCAGCTCTCCAAGCGCGGTGTCCAGCACGAGGTCCTCAACGCCAAGCAGCACGACCGTGAGGCGACGATCGTCGCCCAGGCGGGCCGCAAGGGCGCCGTCACGGTCGCCACGAACATGGCAGGCCGAGGCACCGACATCAAGCTCGGTGGCAACCCGGACGACCTCGCCGAGGCGGAGCTGCGGCAGCGCGGTCTCGACCCCGTGGAGCACGTGGAGCAGTGGGCGGCCGCCCTGCCCGCCGCGCTGGAGAAGGCCGAGCAGGCCGTCAAGGCGGAGTTCGAAGAGGTCAAGGATCTCGGCGGGCTCTACGTGCTCGGTACGGAGCGGCACGAGTCGCGCCGCATCGACAACCAGCTGCGCGGTCGTTCCGGCCGTCAGGGCGACCCGGGCGAGTCCCGGTTCTACCTGTCGCTCGGCGACGACCTGATGCGGCTGTTCAAGGCTCAGATGGTCGAGCGCGTCATGTCGATGGCGAACGTGCCCGACGACGTCCCCATCGAGAACAAGATGGTGACCCGGGCGATCGCGTCCGCGCAGTCGCAGGTCGAGCAGCAGAACTTCGAGACGCGTAAGAACGTCCTGAAGTACGACGAGGTGCTCAACCGTCAGCGCGAGGTCATCTACGGCGAGCGCCGCCGCGTCCTGGAGGGTGAGGATCTGCAGGACCAGATCCGTCACTTCATGGACGACACGATCGACGACTACATCCGGCAGGAGACGGCCGAGGGCTTCGCGGAGGAGTGGGACCTCGACCGGCTGTGGGGCGCCTTCAAGCAGCTCTACCCGGTGAAGGTCACGGTCGAGGAGCTCGAGGAAGCCGCGGGCGACCTGGCCGGCGTGACTGCGGACTTCATCGCCGAATCGGTCAAGGACGACATCCACGAGCAGTACGCAGAGCGTGAGAAGACGCTCGGCTCGGACATCATGCGCGAGCTGGAGCGGCGTGTGGTCCTGTCCGTCCTGGACCGCAAGTGGCGTGAGCACCTCTACGAGATGGACTACCTTCAGGAGGGCATCGGCCTCCGGGCCATGGCGCAGAAGGACCCGCTGGTCGAGTACCAGCGCGAGGGCTTCGACATGTTCAACGCCATGATGGAGGGCATCAAGGAGGAGTCCGTCGGCTACCTGTTCAACCTGGAGGTCCAGGTCGAGCAGCAGGTCGAGGAGGTTCCGGTGCAGGACGGCGCGGAGCGGACCTCGCTGGAGAAGCAGGACACGCCGGTGGCGGCGGGTTCCGGGCGTCCGGAGATCCGGGCCAAGGGCCTGGACGCGCCGCAGCGTCCCGACCGGCTGCACTTCTCCGCCCCCACGGTGGACGGGGAGGGCGGCGTCGTCGAGGGCGACTTCTCCAACGGTGACAGCGCGCGGTCCGAGGGCGACGGCATGACGCGTGCGGAGCGCCGTAAGGCGCAGAAGAGCACGGGCGGACGGCGCCGCAAGAAGTAG
- a CDS encoding GNAT family N-acetyltransferase, whose protein sequence is MEPTTLTTERLLMRPFTPEDADAVHSACQDPEIQRWTVVPSPYTRADAELFTRKLSPAGWQDDTMYNFAVLLRDGGPLVGALGVNRSGLPGTYEVGFWTARAHRGAGLTTEAVLAAARWAFTDLATDRLEWRAEVGNTPSRAVALRAGFRMEGEQRSALFNKGIRRDTWTGALLPADLGLPGTCPHRPAPDVSGAL, encoded by the coding sequence ATGGAGCCCACCACACTCACCACTGAACGCCTGCTCATGCGGCCCTTCACGCCCGAGGACGCGGACGCGGTCCATTCCGCCTGCCAGGACCCGGAGATCCAGCGCTGGACGGTTGTCCCTTCGCCGTACACGCGTGCGGACGCAGAGCTGTTCACCCGGAAGCTCTCACCCGCGGGCTGGCAGGACGACACGATGTACAACTTCGCAGTGCTGCTGCGGGACGGCGGGCCGCTCGTCGGCGCGCTCGGTGTGAACCGCAGCGGCCTGCCGGGCACGTACGAGGTGGGCTTCTGGACGGCGAGGGCGCACCGTGGCGCCGGTCTCACGACGGAGGCCGTGCTCGCGGCGGCCCGCTGGGCGTTCACGGACCTCGCCACGGACCGCCTCGAGTGGCGGGCGGAGGTCGGCAACACCCCGTCCCGAGCGGTCGCCCTGCGTGCCGGCTTCCGTATGGAGGGTGAGCAGCGGTCGGCGCTCTTCAACAAGGGCATACGGCGTGACACCTGGACCGGCGCCCTGCTCCCGGCCGATCTGGGACTGCCCGGCACCTGTCCCCACCGGCCCGCCCCGGATGTCAGTGGCGCGCTCTAG
- a CDS encoding winged helix-turn-helix domain-containing protein gives MTSAPPPVLEISADQARRIALRAQGLLGAPDRRGGVRGVLRHLGAVQLDTISVLARSHELVPYARLGALGRRTVDEAYWSGGHSFEYWSHAACILPVEEWPHFAFRRRAYRARPHWGHDLPDGAYETVIKQLRAEGPLTATELGGAKNGGEWWDWSASKVAVERALMYGEVVCTERRGWKRVYDLAERAIPDAVLHDDLDDRECLRRLVALAGQSLGVGTRADIADYHRLRAEQFDAVVADSGLVPVSVRGWAKPAWAHPEALASEPRGRHRTTLLSPFDSLIWERARTERIFGFTHRLEAYVPRPKRIHGYFAMPLLAGGRLRGRVDPAREGTTLVARQVSLDSGKSVTPMAEALVEAASWVGCTDVRLERVDAPELREPLMAEIARVLP, from the coding sequence ATGACGTCAGCGCCGCCGCCCGTTCTGGAAATCTCCGCCGACCAGGCACGCCGCATCGCCCTGCGTGCCCAGGGACTGCTCGGCGCCCCGGACCGCCGGGGCGGGGTCCGGGGGGTGCTGCGCCACCTCGGAGCCGTTCAGCTCGACACGATCTCGGTCCTGGCCAGATCGCACGAGCTCGTGCCGTACGCCCGTCTCGGCGCGCTCGGCCGCCGCACCGTCGACGAGGCCTACTGGTCGGGGGGCCACTCGTTCGAGTACTGGTCGCATGCCGCGTGCATCCTGCCGGTGGAGGAGTGGCCTCATTTCGCGTTCCGCCGCCGCGCCTACCGTGCACGGCCGCACTGGGGCCACGACCTGCCCGACGGTGCGTACGAGACCGTGATCAAGCAGCTGCGCGCCGAGGGCCCTCTGACCGCGACGGAGCTCGGAGGCGCGAAGAACGGCGGCGAGTGGTGGGACTGGTCCGCGTCCAAGGTCGCCGTCGAGCGGGCCCTGATGTACGGCGAGGTGGTGTGTACCGAGCGGCGCGGCTGGAAGCGGGTCTACGACCTGGCGGAGCGTGCGATCCCGGACGCCGTGCTCCACGACGACCTGGACGACAGGGAGTGCCTGCGCCGGCTGGTCGCCCTGGCCGGGCAGTCGCTGGGCGTCGGCACCCGGGCGGACATCGCCGACTACCACCGGCTCAGGGCCGAGCAGTTCGACGCCGTGGTGGCGGACTCGGGACTCGTCCCGGTGTCGGTGCGGGGCTGGGCGAAGCCTGCCTGGGCACACCCCGAGGCCCTGGCGTCGGAACCGCGCGGACGGCACCGCACGACGCTGCTGTCGCCGTTCGACTCGCTCATCTGGGAGCGGGCACGCACGGAGCGGATCTTCGGATTCACCCATCGCCTGGAGGCCTACGTCCCCCGGCCCAAGCGGATCCACGGCTACTTCGCCATGCCGCTGCTGGCGGGCGGCAGGCTGCGCGGCCGGGTCGATCCGGCCAGGGAAGGGACGACGCTGGTCGCCCGCCAGGTGTCCCTGGACAGCGGGAAGTCCGTGACGCCGATGGCCGAGGCCCTCGTGGAGGCGGCGTCCTGGGTCGGCTGCACAGATGTACGGCTGGAGCGTGTCGACGCACCTGAGCTGCGCGAGCCGCTCATGGCGGAGATCGCCCGCGTCCTGCCGTAG
- a CDS encoding response regulator, translating into MADTFGPVRGTNDADSAAGTDSFADGGGSRKEPIRVLVVDDHALFRRGLEIVLAQEEDIQVVGEAGDGAEAVDKAADLLPDIVLMDVRMPKRGGIEACTSIKEVAPSAKIIMLTISDEEADLYEAIKAGATGYLLKEISTDEVATAIRAVADGQSQISPSMASKLLTEFKSMIQRTDERRLVPAPRLTERELEVLKLVATGMNNRDIAKELFISENTVKNHVRNILEKLQLHSRMEAVVYAMREKILEIR; encoded by the coding sequence ATGGCGGACACCTTCGGGCCCGTGCGCGGGACGAACGATGCCGACAGCGCTGCCGGTACGGATTCCTTTGCGGACGGCGGTGGTTCTCGCAAGGAGCCCATCAGGGTCCTCGTGGTGGACGATCATGCGCTCTTCCGCAGGGGGCTTGAGATCGTCCTCGCGCAGGAGGAGGACATCCAGGTCGTCGGAGAGGCCGGGGACGGGGCGGAGGCCGTCGACAAGGCGGCGGACCTGCTGCCCGACATCGTGCTGATGGACGTGCGGATGCCCAAGCGCGGTGGCATCGAAGCCTGCACCTCCATCAAGGAGGTGGCCCCCAGCGCGAAGATCATCATGCTGACGATCAGCGATGAGGAGGCCGACCTCTACGAGGCGATCAAGGCGGGAGCCACCGGCTACCTGCTCAAGGAGATCTCGACGGACGAGGTCGCCACGGCCATTCGCGCGGTGGCGGACGGCCAGTCCCAGATCAGCCCGTCGATGGCCTCCAAGCTCCTCACCGAATTCAAGTCGATGATCCAGCGCACCGACGAGCGCCGGCTCGTTCCGGCACCGCGGCTCACCGAGCGGGAGCTGGAAGTGCTCAAACTCGTCGCCACGGGTATGAACAACCGCGATATCGCCAAGGAATTGTTCATTTCCGAGAACACGGTGAAGAACCACGTCCGCAATATCCTGGAGAAGCTCCAGCTGCACTCCCGGATGGAAGCCGTGGTCTATGCCATGCGGGAGAAGATCCTCGAGATCAGGTAA
- the hpf gene encoding ribosome hibernation-promoting factor, HPF/YfiA family, which produces MDIVVKGRKTEVPERFRKHVAEKLKLDKIQKFDGKVISLDVEVSKEPNPRQADRAARVEITLRSRGPVIRAEAAAGDPYAALDLATDKLDTQLRKENDKRHSRRGNGRLSAAEVGEVVPGVASFNGDGELIPEEPEPSVPTKRIGSLEVQGEGPLVVREKTHVAAPMTLDQALYEMELVGHDFYLFVDSETKEPSVVYRRHAYDYGVIHLRTDPLASDEAGGAGGALGG; this is translated from the coding sequence GTGGACATCGTCGTCAAGGGCCGCAAGACCGAGGTGCCCGAGCGGTTCCGCAAGCACGTGGCCGAGAAGCTGAAGCTGGACAAGATCCAGAAGTTCGACGGCAAGGTGATCAGCCTCGACGTCGAGGTGTCCAAGGAGCCGAATCCCCGTCAGGCCGACCGTGCGGCAAGGGTGGAGATCACGCTCCGCTCGCGAGGGCCGGTCATCAGGGCGGAAGCGGCAGCAGGCGACCCGTACGCAGCGCTTGACCTCGCCACCGACAAGCTGGACACCCAGCTGCGCAAGGAGAACGACAAGCGCCACAGCAGGCGCGGTAACGGCCGGCTGTCGGCAGCCGAGGTCGGAGAGGTCGTGCCGGGTGTCGCCTCCTTCAACGGGGACGGCGAACTGATCCCCGAGGAGCCGGAGCCGTCCGTGCCCACCAAGAGGATCGGCTCGCTCGAGGTACAGGGCGAAGGGCCGCTCGTGGTGCGCGAGAAGACGCACGTCGCAGCGCCGATGACGCTCGACCAGGCGCTCTACGAGATGGAGCTGGTCGGGCACGACTTCTATCTGTTCGTCGACTCCGAGACCAAGGAGCCCAGTGTCGTCTACAGGCGGCACGCCTACGACTACGGTGTCATCCACCTGAGGACCGACCCGCTGGCCTCCGACGAGGCGGGCGGCGCGGGCGGTGCGCTCGGCGGCTGA
- a CDS encoding ComF family protein, with translation MRTWWPEIVGLVLPVACGGCGRPRTELCVECAATLSADPRRVRPTPEPEGLPVVHAAAPYENAVRAMLLAHKERGALGLAGALGGALAAAVRAGAGHPADAGALLLVPVPSARRATAARGHDPARRIAAAAAAALRRGGTRARVLAVLRQRREVADQAGLGARDRQANLRGALVVADSGRRLFGDGRVVLVDDLLTTGSSLAEAARAIRATSRSGDGTEETLRAAVVAASPSAFEINRN, from the coding sequence GTGCGGACTTGGTGGCCGGAGATCGTGGGGCTGGTGCTGCCCGTGGCCTGTGGGGGCTGCGGCAGGCCGAGGACAGAGTTGTGCGTGGAGTGCGCCGCCACATTGTCGGCCGACCCACGTCGTGTGCGGCCGACGCCCGAGCCCGAGGGTCTCCCCGTGGTTCACGCGGCCGCTCCGTACGAAAATGCCGTACGCGCGATGCTGCTGGCCCACAAGGAGCGAGGGGCGCTTGGCCTTGCCGGAGCGCTCGGCGGGGCTCTGGCGGCCGCTGTGAGGGCCGGAGCGGGGCATCCGGCCGATGCGGGGGCGCTGCTGCTGGTCCCCGTGCCGTCGGCGCGGCGGGCGACGGCGGCACGGGGACACGATCCGGCGCGCAGGATCGCTGCCGCGGCTGCGGCAGCGCTGCGTCGTGGGGGCACGCGGGCCCGGGTGCTCGCCGTTCTGCGGCAGCGGCGTGAGGTGGCGGACCAGGCAGGGCTGGGGGCCCGGGACCGGCAGGCGAATCTGAGGGGCGCCCTCGTCGTCGCGGACAGCGGGCGGAGGCTGTTCGGGGACGGCCGGGTCGTGCTGGTGGACGACCTCCTGACGACGGGCTCGTCACTGGCGGAGGCGGCACGCGCGATCCGCGCCACGAGCCGCTCCGGAGACGGCACGGAGGAGACGCTCCGGGCCGCGGTCGTCGCAGCCTCTCCGTCTGCTTTCGAAATAAACCGGAACTGA
- a CDS encoding LpqB family beta-propeller domain-containing protein, with translation MDTDRRRGGHGRAVRLSALLGCGVVVLAGCGAMPVTGDVKAVDASQPGDSQVQVYAVPPREGASPIEVVDGFLESMTSDDPDFRTTRTYLTAEAARTWQPSEGTTVLAKAPNRNGPTIRDEEQKSDETTYTLAGEQVAAVDAQSSYRPLAPSEYSQMLHLIREKGADGKQEWRIDIVPDGLVLGQSDFKRLYRSVNKYYFAAGRTDDESTLVADPVYVRNRTDPITRMDTATQTVRTLLEGPSNWLRPVVDSRFPTGTALKKGVTSLAPDDQNVLKVPLNKKADKAGQGACRMMAAQVLFTLRDLTSARVGQVELQGERGPLCSLGADEAADFASDNGSDGPDSQYFVDDEGHVQRISVTSKDSGDAEPVIGPLGSGTVAMSAVGVARDEQQAAAVSADQQQLYVSSLVEESEPAAPVVTSRARKAADRLSVPSWDGRGDLWVADRDPSDPRLLRLVDGAGEPQEVSVPGLNGGRIEALRMSADGVRIALQVSRDGHTTLNIGRVERHGSGETEQVSVEDLRQAAPQLADVTAVSWSGRSRLVVVGKEEGGVQQVRYVQADGSTSSSGVLPGVNQVTAVAAADDEQLPLMADTESDGIVKLSPGDNWQTVLKEGSSLVYPG, from the coding sequence GTGGACACTGACCGCCGTCGGGGCGGCCACGGCCGGGCGGTGCGGTTGTCCGCGCTGCTCGGCTGCGGCGTCGTGGTGCTCGCCGGATGCGGAGCGATGCCGGTCACCGGTGACGTGAAGGCGGTCGACGCCTCACAGCCGGGCGATTCCCAGGTCCAGGTGTACGCCGTGCCGCCGAGGGAGGGCGCTTCGCCCATCGAGGTCGTCGACGGCTTCCTGGAGTCGATGACCAGCGACGACCCCGATTTCCGGACCACTCGCACCTACCTGACCGCGGAAGCGGCCCGGACCTGGCAGCCGAGCGAGGGCACCACGGTGCTCGCGAAGGCGCCCAACCGCAACGGGCCCACGATCCGGGACGAGGAACAGAAGTCCGACGAGACGACCTACACGCTGGCCGGTGAACAGGTGGCAGCGGTCGACGCGCAGAGTTCCTACCGGCCGCTGGCCCCGTCGGAGTACTCCCAGATGCTTCATCTGATCCGGGAGAAGGGTGCGGACGGCAAGCAGGAATGGCGCATCGACATCGTGCCGGACGGCCTGGTGCTCGGGCAGTCCGACTTCAAGCGCCTCTACCGGTCCGTGAACAAGTACTACTTCGCCGCCGGCCGGACGGATGACGAGTCCACGCTGGTCGCCGACCCCGTCTACGTGCGGAACCGCACCGATCCCATCACTCGGATGGACACGGCCACGCAGACGGTGCGAACGCTGCTCGAAGGCCCGTCGAACTGGCTGCGGCCGGTCGTCGATTCGCGTTTTCCCACCGGTACGGCGCTGAAGAAGGGAGTCACCTCTCTGGCGCCGGACGACCAGAACGTCCTCAAGGTGCCGCTCAACAAGAAGGCCGACAAGGCCGGGCAGGGTGCCTGCCGGATGATGGCGGCCCAGGTGCTCTTCACCCTGAGGGACCTGACGTCCGCCAGGGTGGGGCAGGTGGAGTTGCAGGGGGAGCGGGGTCCGCTGTGCTCCCTCGGGGCCGATGAGGCCGCGGACTTCGCCTCGGACAACGGTTCCGACGGTCCCGACAGCCAGTACTTCGTCGACGACGAGGGACATGTGCAGCGCATCTCCGTGACCAGCAAGGACAGCGGTGACGCGGAGCCGGTGATCGGACCGCTGGGCAGCGGGACGGTGGCGATGAGCGCCGTGGGGGTGGCCCGGGACGAACAGCAGGCGGCCGCGGTCTCGGCGGACCAGCAGCAGCTCTACGTGTCCTCCCTCGTCGAGGAGAGCGAGCCGGCGGCTCCTGTGGTGACCAGTCGGGCGAGGAAGGCCGCGGACAGGCTGTCGGTACCGAGCTGGGACGGCCGGGGCGATCTGTGGGTTGCCGACCGTGATCCGTCGGACCCCAGGCTGCTGCGTCTGGTGGACGGTGCCGGGGAACCGCAGGAGGTCTCGGTGCCCGGATTGAACGGCGGGCGTATCGAGGCGCTGCGGATGTCCGCCGACGGTGTCCGGATCGCCCTGCAGGTGTCGCGGGACGGGCACACGACACTGAACATCGGCCGGGTCGAGCGTCACGGTTCGGGGGAGACCGAGCAGGTCTCGGTGGAGGACCTGCGACAGGCGGCGCCCCAGCTGGCCGATGTGACGGCTGTTTCCTGGTCCGGACGCAGCCGTCTGGTGGTGGTCGGCAAGGAGGAGGGCGGCGTGCAGCAGGTGCGTTACGTGCAGGCCGACGGGTCCACGTCGTCCTCCGGGGTCCTGCCGGGTGTGAACCAGGTGACGGCGGTCGCGGCCGCCGACGACGAGCAACTGCCGCTGATGGCGGACACCGAGAGTGACGGGATCGTGAAGCTGTCGCCCGGGGACAACTGGCAGACGGTTCTCAAGGAGGGCTCCTCGCTGGTCTACCCGGGCTGA